In Quercus robur chromosome 11, dhQueRobu3.1, whole genome shotgun sequence, the sequence TCGAATTTAACAATCTAAATTATATAGCTGTGGCCTATTGTCATGGTTGTGCTGTTAATCTTGTATTTTGCATTAGAATAATTACATGGATTGGTATTGCGGTGGATACGGAAGGTTTTGCACACTATagatgccttttttttttttttttttttttttttgtgaaggcACCCTGTAGATggtttctttttgtatttaagCTGTTTATGTAATCACCACAAAGAGGAGCTCGCAACCAACAAAGTAAGAAATCTTATTCACAATCATAAGTACAATAATACTAGAAACAAATGATGCTGAAATAACTAGAATGTAAAGCACTCAAATAGAGAACCAAGATAGATTCCAATATGTTCGAAAAACAATACAAGTAGTAATGCAAAGAATCATCCAAGCCAAGCTAGATGGAAGAATGGAAATGCAGCATCTCAAGGACTAGTGCTTCAATTTGATGGGGGTGGGGAGAAGAAAGGAATTGTTGGAATTGTGGTTGGAATGTTGGGAATTGAAGGGATTGTGGTTGGAATGGTGGGCAATGGAGTAGCTGGCAGAGGAGGCAGCGTAACCTTGGGAACTGTGGGCATGGTTGGCAGCGTCGGAACTTGGGTGCTTGGCAATGGCGGCAATGTGGACTTTGGAAGAGTTGGTTGAGTTGGCAGTGTTGGCAATGGTGGCAATGTGGTAGTTGGTAGTGTTGGCACTGATGGTAGAGGAGGCAATGTAGCCTTGGGCAAAGATGGGATTGTAGGCAATCCCAATGCTGGAGGTGGAGCAGCTGGTGTGTCCAAAAGATAGCGAGCTGCTATGCACACGTCGAGTGACAGCATGATGATCATAGAGAGAAGGAAACAATACTTGGAAAAAGCCATGGTTTCAAGTGATAGAAGCAGCAAGTTCTCTCCAAAGCGGTTTGCTTGTAGTCTTGGCAAGTGGTCTTAGACTCTTAATTGAACACAACATGTAGCCGATGGTATTTATAGAGTTCTATTGTTGATGGATTTTGAGCTCTAGGAAGAATTATTGGGAGTTTGATGAAATATGGTTGTAGGAAGCATGAAAGAAACATTAGTTAGTTCACCTTCCTaacaaataacaatataaattagAAGTTCTAGACTACTATCTAATCTATGGATTGACACATAAGAAGGCTTTAGGAAATCAAACCTACCAGGTTATCAACTTATGACCCATCAAAATATGTAACAAGTATTTTAGAGGAGTAATGCTAGAACCACAAAAACTTACACAATTGTTGCCACAACTTGCCATGTGACGAGTTGAGAGTAGTAAAAAAGTGGTGGGTCTATGTGGGTGCACAACTCCACCACTCACCCCTCACAACTTGCAATGTAATGagttgtaacaaaaattgtgtAAGTTTTTATGGTCCTAGCATTTTTAATGGTTCTCCCTcgcctctctctcattctttttggGCCAAAGTTTGAACAAACCACTCCAACAATTAGCCACAGGCCTTTAAACAAAGTAGTgcgaataaaatccaaaaacaaacCCCCAAATAAATGGACATCCATTATTAGCCCCACAAGGTTGTGAACCCATATATGCATAGGTTCACAAACAATACCAAAAAATGGTGCACCAACCAAGCCCACACCAAAGTATTTGATAGCTTCCTCAAATCAAAAATATACTcgcaactctctctctctctctctcagtagGCAGTACTCAGCGAGCAAAGACAAAGCCATCACAGGTGAGTCGACAGCAAAGCAGATCACTTCACCTCCTTGAAGAAACAATGCAAACGCTTCTGTTGCCATCGACGGCGGTGGCAGCGGGACCCTCATCCTCTACTTCTCACTTCCCCTCTCGTCGACCAATCCCAGCCCGCCACGTCTCCAATTTCACTCTCTCCCTTCC encodes:
- the LOC126704988 gene encoding protein PELPK2-like, with protein sequence MAFSKYCFLLSMIIMLSLDVCIAARYLLDTPAAPPPALGLPTIPSLPKATLPPLPSVPTLPTTTLPPLPTLPTQPTLPKSTLPPLPSTQVPTLPTMPTVPKVTLPPLPATPLPTIPTTIPSIPNIPTTIPTIPFFSPPPSN